From the Thermovirga lienii DSM 17291 genome, one window contains:
- a CDS encoding ribose-phosphate pyrophosphokinase (PFAM: Phosphoribosyl transferase domain~TIGRFAM: ribose-phosphate pyrophosphokinase~COGs: COG0462 Phosphoribosylpyrophosphate synthetase~InterPro IPR000842: IPR000836: IPR005946~KEGG: tai:Taci_1075 ribose-phosphate pyrophosphokinase~PFAM: phosphoribosyltransferase~PRIAM: Ribose-phosphate diphosphokinase~SPTR: Ribose-phosphate pyrophosphokinase;~TIGRFAM: ribose-phosphate pyrophosphokinase) — MVSKLREIKIFTGTAHPLFAERVCESLGTKLAAARLFRFSDGEIGVSIEESVRGADVYIIQPTCHPVNENLMELLIMIDVLRRASAYRINVVTPYFGYARQDRKTKAREPITAKLVANLIEKAGADRLIAADLHAGQIQGFFDIPVDHLTGVPLLASYFKQHLKDELEEDKIVVVSPDIGGVVRARRFAVHLNADLAIVDKRRSHEVANLSEVMEIIGNVQGKTAILVDDIIDTAGTVVQAAEALLERGASRVFACATHGVLSGPAVDRIKKSPIEKLVLTDTVNIPEEKHLDNIKELSIAPLFAEAISRIHSDHSVSILFR, encoded by the coding sequence ATGGTTTCGAAGCTAAGAGAAATAAAAATTTTTACAGGTACGGCGCATCCCCTTTTTGCTGAAAGGGTCTGTGAGAGTTTGGGTACTAAGTTGGCAGCTGCTAGGTTGTTCAGGTTTTCAGATGGGGAGATTGGTGTCTCCATAGAGGAAAGTGTGAGAGGGGCAGATGTTTACATCATACAGCCAACTTGTCATCCTGTGAACGAGAACTTGATGGAGCTTTTGATAATGATAGACGTACTGCGCCGCGCGTCTGCTTACAGAATAAACGTTGTTACTCCTTACTTTGGATATGCTAGACAAGACAGAAAGACCAAAGCGAGGGAACCCATAACGGCCAAGCTAGTGGCTAACCTAATTGAGAAAGCCGGTGCGGACAGGCTGATAGCGGCTGATCTGCACGCTGGGCAAATACAGGGTTTCTTTGACATACCCGTGGATCACCTCACAGGTGTACCTCTTTTGGCATCATATTTCAAGCAACACCTCAAAGATGAGTTGGAGGAAGATAAAATAGTTGTTGTTTCCCCAGACATAGGTGGTGTTGTGAGGGCCAGGCGTTTTGCCGTTCATTTAAATGCAGATTTGGCCATAGTGGACAAAAGGAGATCTCATGAGGTGGCAAACCTCAGTGAGGTGATGGAGATCATAGGAAACGTGCAAGGCAAGACTGCCATTCTTGTCGACGATATAATTGATACTGCGGGGACGGTTGTGCAGGCAGCGGAGGCCCTTTTGGAAAGGGGAGCTTCCAGAGTTTTTGCTTGTGCAACCCATGGCGTCCTTTCGGGGCCTGCTGTGGATAGAATCAAAAAGTCTCCCATTGAAAAACTGGTCTTGACGGATACAGTAAATATTCCCGAAGAAAAGCACCTTGACAACATCAAGGAGTTGTCCATAGCTCCTCTTTTTGCGGAGGCTATAAGCCGGATTCATTCAGATCATTCGGTCAGCATACTTTTTAGGTAA
- a CDS encoding hypothetical protein (KEGG: tai:Taci_0842 hypothetical protein~SPTR: Putative uncharacterized protein) — translation MNSLTLKKLILFTLAIFFYFISPIITAPYALAFKDPEGFTIKIELFPGGSITAQRGADKPVSLGMVISIPQMARWPSFTASKWGEPSTVVASAVNAIHILLNIEKGLGRTISILPWNTIAPAAGENSYILTNIPPGQGIFGAWAPSVGSKVTPILHIKGDKLQKKPMVLEIRQAPKESPYFVEIENRPGGRIVAWSKDGPKVLGRVIKAVSGSGRFQGTIFQERGRIRANHPGVIDISTSPKGQVGGFQILPLEHGASKEMYTAWDLTQWLIVAPYTGKFVGSMPLFSGYFVPGPSRGEKLWDMWSTYGRKSLVLVRVNGGKWTWMPEAVGRKDNALACITHIRIYFPFTHPLSE, via the coding sequence ATGAATAGCCTAACACTTAAAAAATTAATTCTATTTACACTAGCAATATTTTTTTACTTCATTTCACCAATCATTACAGCTCCATATGCACTGGCTTTCAAAGATCCAGAAGGATTCACGATAAAAATAGAGCTCTTCCCTGGAGGCTCTATTACAGCGCAGAGAGGGGCAGATAAACCTGTATCTTTGGGTATGGTAATCTCCATACCCCAAATGGCCAGATGGCCTTCATTTACCGCGTCTAAATGGGGAGAGCCGTCTACAGTAGTAGCTTCCGCCGTCAATGCAATACACATTCTTTTAAATATAGAAAAAGGCCTTGGACGGACCATCAGCATACTACCATGGAATACTATAGCTCCAGCAGCAGGGGAAAATTCCTATATCCTTACCAACATACCGCCCGGACAAGGCATCTTCGGAGCCTGGGCTCCTTCTGTGGGAAGCAAAGTAACTCCAATCCTGCACATTAAGGGAGATAAGCTACAAAAAAAACCCATGGTTTTGGAAATCCGACAGGCACCCAAGGAGAGCCCATACTTCGTGGAAATTGAAAACCGACCTGGAGGGAGAATCGTCGCCTGGAGCAAAGACGGCCCAAAGGTCCTTGGAAGAGTAATAAAGGCTGTATCAGGAAGCGGGCGATTCCAGGGCACTATTTTTCAGGAAAGAGGCCGTATAAGGGCCAACCATCCTGGCGTCATAGACATAAGCACCTCTCCCAAGGGTCAGGTTGGTGGATTCCAAATCCTCCCCTTGGAGCATGGAGCTTCAAAGGAAATGTACACCGCATGGGACTTGACCCAGTGGCTCATAGTGGCTCCTTACACTGGCAAGTTCGTAGGCAGTATGCCCCTTTTCAGCGGCTACTTTGTACCTGGCCCATCACGAGGAGAAAAATTATGGGATATGTGGTCCACTTACGGCAGGAAATCGCTGGTCCTTGTACGGGTAAATGGGGGAAAATGGACTTGGATGCCGGAAGCCGTGGGCAGAAAGGACAATGCTTTGGCTTGCATAACCCACATACGTATATACTTCCCGTTTACGCACCCACTCTCTGAATGA
- a CDS encoding UDP-N-acetylglucosamine pyrophosphorylase (PFAM: Nucleotidyl transferase~TIGRFAM: UDP-N-acetylglucosamine diphosphorylase/glucosamine-1-phosphate N-acetyltransferase~COGs: COG1207 N-acetylglucosamine-1-phosphate uridyltransferase (contains nucleotidyltransferase and I-patch acetyltransferase domains)~InterPro IPR005882: IPR005835: IPR001451~KEGG: aco:Amico_0745 UDP-N-acetylglucosamine pyrophosphorylase~PFAM: Nucleotidyl transferase; transferase hexapeptide repeat containing protein~SPTR: Bifunctional protein glmU;~TIGRFAM: UDP-N-acetylglucosamine pyrophosphorylase), with protein MEKVAIGAIILAAGKGTRMKSKSPKVMVPLLGEPILYYPLKALSFVLSMDDVAVVVGWKREEVENYLKLSWPQVTPIPQEKQLGTGHAVQMASDWFSKYDHVLVMPGDVPLISGKTLKGLVDEHIKENNDCTFLAFCPPDIKGYGRVISSDNKVRIVEEKDATEEEKKVNLANTGIYVFKATSLAEALGSINNCNAQGEYYLTDVVELLSIKGKLVKVKVLDDSSEAKGINSPYQLAEVSETLRLKIIEGHLSNGVRLDDLVTSWIGPQVVIEPDVHIAPNVQIWGESVIREGSRIGSFSVLRNAQVGPLAVVKEHVILENSIVGEGATVGPFAYVREGSEIGEEAFVGKFVEVKKSRIGKKSKVPHHSYLGDAQVGSNTNIGAGTITCNYDGKKKNKTFIGNNCFIGSDTMLVAPVNIGDGAYTGAGSVITKDVPPGSLAIGRAKQKNIEGWLERREKRGEEA; from the coding sequence ATGGAAAAAGTTGCGATAGGAGCAATAATTTTGGCTGCCGGCAAGGGGACACGAATGAAAAGCAAGAGTCCCAAAGTTATGGTTCCTTTGTTGGGGGAGCCCATACTATATTATCCTTTGAAAGCTCTTTCCTTTGTCCTTTCGATGGATGATGTGGCAGTTGTGGTGGGATGGAAAAGGGAAGAAGTGGAAAACTATCTGAAGCTTTCTTGGCCTCAGGTGACACCCATACCACAAGAAAAACAGCTAGGCACGGGGCACGCGGTGCAGATGGCATCAGATTGGTTTTCAAAGTACGATCATGTTCTTGTTATGCCTGGAGACGTTCCCTTGATCTCAGGTAAAACGCTCAAAGGGCTTGTTGATGAGCACATCAAAGAAAACAACGATTGCACCTTTTTGGCTTTCTGCCCCCCCGATATAAAAGGTTATGGTAGAGTTATTTCATCTGACAACAAGGTAAGGATAGTGGAGGAAAAGGATGCCACGGAAGAAGAGAAGAAAGTCAACTTAGCCAATACAGGAATATATGTTTTCAAGGCAACATCTTTGGCGGAGGCTTTAGGCAGTATAAACAATTGCAATGCCCAGGGAGAGTATTATTTGACAGATGTGGTAGAGCTCCTGTCCATAAAAGGCAAGCTGGTTAAGGTCAAAGTTTTAGATGATAGTTCTGAGGCCAAGGGAATTAATAGTCCATATCAACTGGCTGAGGTCTCAGAAACGCTGCGACTGAAGATTATCGAAGGACATTTGTCCAATGGCGTTCGCCTTGACGATCTTGTTACCTCATGGATTGGTCCTCAGGTAGTTATTGAGCCTGATGTGCACATAGCTCCCAATGTTCAGATTTGGGGGGAGAGTGTTATCCGGGAAGGAAGCAGAATTGGAAGTTTCTCGGTTCTGAGGAATGCCCAGGTGGGGCCCCTGGCTGTGGTCAAAGAGCATGTGATCCTGGAAAACAGCATTGTTGGTGAGGGAGCTACAGTAGGGCCCTTTGCTTACGTTAGGGAGGGCAGTGAAATTGGTGAAGAAGCTTTTGTCGGCAAGTTCGTCGAGGTCAAAAAATCGAGGATAGGAAAGAAAAGTAAGGTTCCACACCATTCGTACTTGGGAGATGCGCAGGTTGGTTCAAACACTAATATAGGAGCTGGAACCATTACGTGTAATTATGATGGCAAGAAAAAGAACAAAACATTTATAGGTAATAACTGCTTTATAGGTAGCGATACCATGCTGGTTGCACCGGTAAACATAGGGGATGGAGCCTATACAGGTGCAGGGTCCGTTATAACCAAGGATGTTCCCCCTGGAAGTCTCGCAATAGGCAGGGCGAAGCAGAAGAATATAGAAGGTTGGTTGGAAAGGCGCGAAAAGAGAGGGGAGGAAGCTTAA
- a CDS encoding hypothetical protein (PFAM: Protein of unknown function (DUF2703)~KEGG: chy:CHY_1710 hypothetical protein~SPTR: Putative uncharacterized protein), which yields MGCCSSAGKCCGNNKAGKSDPGKKEVQIDFLYLDLDVCDRCTGTWKNLEEALSDVSKVLEAAGVNVVLNKIHIRTEEEAIKHQLVTSPTIRVNGRDIQMEVKETQCDSCGSLCGEEVDCRVWVYDGVEYPVPPKAMIVDAILKEVYGSDNKEAEAKPYSLPENLKKFFQALEQKKGNCSCS from the coding sequence ATGGGCTGTTGTAGTTCCGCAGGGAAATGTTGCGGCAATAACAAAGCAGGTAAAAGTGATCCTGGCAAAAAGGAAGTCCAGATAGATTTCCTCTATTTGGACTTAGACGTATGCGATAGGTGCACAGGTACCTGGAAAAACCTCGAGGAGGCTCTCTCTGATGTTTCCAAGGTTTTGGAAGCAGCAGGGGTAAATGTCGTCCTAAACAAGATCCATATAAGGACTGAGGAGGAAGCCATTAAACATCAGTTGGTAACTTCTCCCACTATCAGAGTTAACGGCAGGGATATTCAGATGGAGGTTAAAGAAACCCAATGTGACTCTTGCGGCTCCCTTTGCGGTGAAGAAGTGGATTGCAGGGTCTGGGTTTATGACGGGGTAGAATACCCAGTTCCTCCTAAGGCTATGATAGTGGACGCCATATTGAAGGAAGTGTATGGAAGCGACAATAAAGAAGCTGAGGCAAAGCCGTATAGCCTTCCAGAAAATTTGAAGAAATTTTTCCAGGCTTTAGAGCAAAAGAAAGGTAACTGTAGCTGCTCTTAG
- a CDS encoding DEAD/DEAH box helicase domain protein (PFAM: Helicase conserved C-terminal domain; TRCF domain; CarD-like/TRCF domain; DEAD/DEAH box helicase~TIGRFAM: transcription-repair coupling factor (mfd)~COGs: COG1197 Transcription-repair coupling factor (superfamily II helicase)~InterProIPR014021: IPR001650: IPR003711: IPR011545: IPR 005118: IPR014001~KEGG: aco:Amico_0749 DEAD/DEAH box helicase domain protein~PFAM: DEAD/DEAH box helicase domain protein; transcription factor CarD; helicase domain protein; TRCF domain protein~SMART: DEAD-like helicase ; helicase domain protein~SPTR: DEAD/DEAH box helicase domain protein), which yields MVRYINNLKDLDEKEHKDRSRIHLKGKTSALAWISRGLTPPVLFVLPDKRTQEDFLVDWASISGKDKETSVLLELPLTQEGFENEALKIKRGQTLVDWNNDKGYMVATSSSLMAPFILPGRVFQVKRRSLVDRDELLEWLSKEGYERVDIVWLPGQYVSRGSIVDVFSPGDKNPVRIEFFDDAVESVRFFRIEDQRSIELVDEVCLLSLKGRGKTPLRDLIPLDTKVVLYEPSEIDKNASDWRWLAEAIYKDAKGGDLVPLSWGEVLRSFSDVKVFEVTKNLALADFRTKIEEIPPFKGDVRAYRDFVRYWIGKSYDVHVFCSDKDEILLEHNNSICVKTGKITGGFIDHCSQVVYLSEFELHGIPIANEREVSSGPPLEWNELVARSTYVVHEDYGIAKNLGLETLTIDGMSTDFVVLEFTEKKRLMVPLLQLYKITPYYVPETLEVKLDSLRGKAWAKSKAKARERAQKAAEMLVAMYSQRETIKAKPCSKDGEIIKKLESDCPFPLTKDQEKAVMAIKKDLESDRPMDRLLVGDVGIGKTEVAIRAAVKMVENGRQVFVLAPTTILSQQHYRTFKIRCAGLPINIEHISRFSSSSEERRIKEKLASGEVDILIGTHKLLQKDVKVKDLGLVIIDEEHRFGVLHKELPKFIDPSVHVLTMTATPIPRTLYLALGGLRDLSIINTQPYRRKPVITYIGTWDPLLVKQAILREKNRGGQVFYIHNRVETISQRASFLSNLLPGVRLGVAHGRMKEKELSRVMDKFIAKEIDVLLCTTIVESGLDIPSANTLIVDNSQDLGLAQLYQLRGRIGRREEQAFAFFMYPKEEVLTIEARERLEAIADLGEGLTGYELARRDLQIRGGGEILGLRQHGHMERVGFHLYCKMLEEEVRKIRGKEEESLQTHVDVRLPLSFPSHFMPQSSVRVAFFRRLLRSESLEEVYALEGEARDRFGKLPESMKFLFAIARVKLIGPKVGITSVRCTEEETLVWSKSKDIISRLPSKEWFYKSDGSIVGPGGYRGLPILDRALLSFLGMAKEEVK from the coding sequence ATGGTTAGATATATAAACAACTTAAAGGATCTAGACGAAAAAGAGCATAAAGATCGAAGCAGAATTCACTTAAAAGGCAAAACTAGTGCCTTGGCTTGGATTTCAAGGGGGTTAACTCCCCCTGTTTTGTTTGTTTTGCCAGATAAAAGGACGCAAGAAGATTTCTTGGTGGACTGGGCGTCTATATCAGGCAAGGATAAAGAAACGAGCGTTTTATTGGAGTTACCTTTGACCCAAGAGGGGTTTGAAAATGAAGCGCTCAAGATAAAAAGAGGTCAGACCCTAGTAGATTGGAACAACGATAAAGGGTATATGGTTGCCACCTCTTCATCTCTTATGGCTCCTTTCATACTTCCTGGAAGAGTGTTTCAAGTAAAACGACGTAGTCTGGTTGATAGAGACGAACTTTTAGAATGGCTTTCGAAAGAAGGGTATGAGAGGGTAGATATTGTTTGGTTGCCAGGGCAGTACGTCAGTAGAGGCAGCATAGTAGATGTTTTTAGCCCCGGAGACAAAAACCCTGTCAGAATAGAGTTTTTCGATGACGCTGTGGAGAGCGTTCGTTTCTTTAGGATCGAAGACCAAAGAAGCATTGAACTAGTAGATGAAGTGTGCCTTTTAAGTTTAAAGGGCAGAGGGAAAACGCCTTTAAGGGATTTGATTCCGTTGGACACCAAAGTGGTGTTGTATGAACCTAGCGAAATAGACAAAAACGCCAGCGATTGGCGTTGGTTAGCTGAGGCAATTTATAAAGACGCTAAAGGGGGAGATTTGGTTCCTTTAAGTTGGGGAGAAGTTTTGAGGTCTTTCTCCGATGTCAAAGTTTTCGAGGTCACCAAGAATTTAGCTTTGGCCGATTTCAGGACCAAAATAGAGGAAATTCCTCCCTTTAAAGGAGATGTCAGGGCCTATCGGGATTTTGTTAGATACTGGATAGGAAAGAGCTATGATGTGCATGTTTTTTGTTCTGACAAGGATGAAATTTTGCTGGAGCATAATAACAGTATATGCGTCAAGACAGGTAAAATAACTGGAGGTTTTATAGATCATTGTTCTCAAGTAGTTTATTTGAGCGAATTTGAGCTGCATGGTATTCCGATCGCAAATGAAAGGGAAGTTTCTTCAGGTCCACCTCTGGAGTGGAATGAGTTGGTAGCTAGGTCCACATATGTGGTGCATGAAGATTATGGTATAGCCAAAAATTTGGGTTTAGAGACCCTAACAATAGATGGCATGTCCACCGATTTCGTGGTTCTCGAATTTACGGAGAAAAAACGCCTGATGGTTCCCCTTTTGCAGCTTTACAAGATAACGCCTTATTACGTTCCTGAGACGTTGGAGGTAAAGCTAGACAGTCTTAGAGGAAAGGCGTGGGCCAAGTCCAAAGCCAAGGCAAGGGAAAGGGCTCAAAAAGCTGCAGAAATGCTTGTAGCAATGTACTCCCAGAGGGAAACTATAAAAGCCAAACCCTGCAGTAAGGATGGGGAGATTATAAAGAAACTTGAATCTGATTGTCCATTCCCACTTACTAAGGACCAAGAAAAGGCCGTAATGGCAATTAAAAAAGATCTTGAATCGGATAGACCCATGGACCGTTTGCTTGTTGGAGATGTAGGCATAGGAAAAACTGAAGTTGCTATTAGGGCTGCAGTGAAGATGGTAGAAAATGGGCGGCAGGTTTTTGTATTGGCTCCTACTACGATCCTTTCCCAGCAACACTACAGGACATTCAAGATCAGATGTGCAGGTTTGCCTATAAATATAGAGCATATATCCAGGTTTTCGTCTTCCTCTGAAGAGAGGCGCATAAAGGAGAAATTGGCCTCTGGAGAAGTGGACATCCTGATAGGAACCCATAAGCTGCTCCAGAAAGACGTGAAAGTCAAGGATTTGGGCCTTGTTATAATAGACGAAGAACATCGCTTTGGGGTTCTTCACAAGGAGTTACCTAAATTTATAGATCCCAGTGTACACGTCTTGACCATGACGGCAACCCCCATACCTAGGACCCTGTATCTTGCTTTGGGCGGCCTTAGGGACCTCTCGATAATAAACACCCAACCATACAGACGTAAGCCCGTAATAACTTATATTGGGACTTGGGATCCCTTGTTGGTGAAACAGGCTATATTAAGGGAAAAAAACAGAGGGGGACAGGTCTTCTATATCCATAATAGAGTGGAGACCATCAGTCAAAGAGCGTCGTTTTTGTCCAACCTTTTACCTGGCGTCAGACTAGGTGTAGCTCATGGAAGGATGAAGGAGAAGGAATTGAGCCGGGTCATGGACAAATTCATAGCGAAAGAGATCGATGTCCTGTTATGTACTACCATCGTAGAAAGTGGCTTGGATATCCCCTCCGCCAACACTCTAATAGTTGATAATTCTCAGGACCTTGGGTTGGCTCAGCTCTACCAGCTTAGGGGAAGGATAGGAAGAAGAGAGGAACAAGCCTTTGCCTTTTTTATGTATCCCAAGGAGGAGGTTCTCACTATTGAAGCAAGAGAAAGGTTGGAAGCGATAGCCGATTTGGGAGAGGGCTTGACAGGCTACGAGTTGGCAAGGCGAGATTTACAAATTAGAGGAGGCGGAGAAATTTTGGGCTTGCGCCAGCATGGACATATGGAAAGAGTGGGGTTCCATCTGTACTGTAAGATGCTAGAGGAAGAAGTTAGAAAAATTAGAGGGAAAGAGGAGGAGTCTTTGCAGACCCACGTGGATGTGAGGTTGCCGCTATCTTTTCCTTCCCATTTCATGCCCCAGTCATCGGTTAGGGTGGCCTTTTTCCGTAGGTTGTTGAGAAGCGAATCGCTGGAAGAGGTGTATGCTTTGGAAGGGGAGGCCAGGGATAGGTTCGGAAAGCTACCAGAGAGCATGAAGTTTTTGTTTGCCATAGCAAGGGTAAAGCTCATAGGTCCTAAGGTAGGCATTACAAGTGTAAGATGCACAGAAGAAGAGACATTGGTGTGGAGCAAAAGCAAAGATATAATATCTAGGTTGCCATCCAAGGAGTGGTTTTACAAATCTGATGGTAGTATAGTGGGGCCGGGCGGATATCGAGGTTTGCCTATTTTGGATAGAGCGCTTTTAAGCTTTTTAGGAATGGCCAAGGAGGAAGTTAAATGA
- a CDS encoding hypothetical protein (KEGG: lbf:LBF_2546 methyl-accepting chemotaxis protein~SPTR: Putative methyl-accepting chemotaxis protein (MCP); putative membrane protein), producing the protein MPNLFAESSAHIYKILLILPIFFSIIATSWAARRSSSSIWRILFWGVLFVFFSISAIFLYKTEVWLAMGPIIPAALILGLLFKCKKQGGNIL; encoded by the coding sequence ATGCCAAACTTGTTTGCGGAATCTTCAGCACATATCTATAAGATCTTACTTATTTTGCCAATTTTCTTTTCCATAATAGCGACTTCTTGGGCCGCTAGAAGGTCCAGTTCCTCTATTTGGCGCATCCTTTTCTGGGGGGTGCTCTTCGTTTTTTTCTCCATCTCAGCTATTTTCCTTTACAAAACAGAAGTCTGGCTAGCAATGGGCCCCATAATACCAGCTGCCCTAATATTAGGCCTTCTCTTCAAATGCAAAAAACAAGGTGGGAACATATTATGA
- a CDS encoding peptidyl-tRNA hydrolase (PFAM: Peptidyl-tRNA hydrolase~TIGRFAM: peptidyl-tRNA hydrolase~COGs: COG0193 Peptidyl-tRNA hydrolase~InterPro IPR001328: IPR018171~KEGG: tna:CTN_0832 peptidyl-tRNA hydrolase~PFAM: peptidyl-tRNA hydrolase~PRIAM: Aminoacyl-tRNA hydrolase~SPTR: Peptidyl-tRNA hydrolase;~TIGRFAM: peptidyl-tRNA hydrolase) — MLLIVGLGNPGPRYVWTRHNVGWLFVDWLVEETKAKLRTNGASYMLWGPVSINGRDVAMMKPTTYMNRSGSALKDLPEGFIQDASDVLVVYDDVAIPFGRMRLRKKGSAGGHNGMLSILAALGTLEVPRLRIGIGSNTEQLELSEFVLSEFTEEEKEKLPMLFDKGIEVINCVVNGDWDKGMQIANSFALNA, encoded by the coding sequence TTGCTTCTCATCGTAGGGTTGGGAAATCCAGGCCCCCGTTACGTTTGGACGCGTCACAACGTAGGATGGCTATTCGTTGATTGGTTGGTTGAAGAGACAAAGGCGAAACTGCGAACTAATGGGGCGAGTTACATGTTGTGGGGGCCAGTATCCATCAACGGCAGAGATGTAGCCATGATGAAGCCCACTACCTATATGAACAGAAGTGGATCTGCCTTGAAGGATTTACCTGAAGGATTTATCCAGGATGCTAGTGATGTTTTGGTTGTTTATGATGATGTGGCTATACCCTTTGGTAGGATGAGGCTTAGAAAAAAGGGTTCAGCAGGTGGGCATAACGGTATGCTGTCCATACTGGCTGCTTTGGGAACACTAGAAGTGCCTCGCTTAAGGATTGGGATAGGCAGTAATACAGAGCAGCTGGAGTTGTCAGAGTTTGTGTTGTCTGAATTCACTGAGGAAGAGAAAGAAAAATTGCCAATGTTGTTCGACAAGGGAATTGAGGTTATAAACTGTGTAGTTAATGGCGACTGGGATAAAGGGATGCAGATAGCCAACTCTTTTGCTTTGAATGCCTAA
- a CDS encoding LSU ribosomal protein L25P (PFAM: Ribosomal L25p family~TIGRFAM: ribosomal protein L25, Ctc-form~InterPro IPR020055: IPR001021~KEGG: aco:Amico_0747 ribosomal 5S rRNA E-loop binding protein Ctc/L25/TL5~PFAM: Ribosomal protein L25-like~SPTR: 50S ribosomal protein L25;~TIGRFAM: ribosomal 5S rRNA E-loop binding protein Ctc/L25/TL5) has translation MALSAKISMKKREGTGKEVSRKIRKEGYIPGVFYGPELEEAIPVMVDAKALRPFANSAHWETIRIECQFEDGMEAECLMKEIQRDPLTGEILHVDFLKLVKGHKVIVNVPIDVVGKDVCVGVKQGGVLEVLMHEIEMEVLPREIPEAVVVDVSKLGIDDVIHIKDLKLPESAVVDQDPNAAVVMVSSARVAVEEEGEEGEEQEVEVIGKGKKKEEE, from the coding sequence ATGGCTCTTAGTGCGAAGATATCCATGAAAAAGAGAGAAGGAACAGGTAAAGAAGTAAGCAGAAAAATAAGAAAAGAAGGTTACATTCCAGGAGTGTTCTACGGCCCAGAACTTGAAGAAGCTATTCCTGTTATGGTTGATGCAAAGGCTTTAAGGCCCTTCGCAAACTCTGCACACTGGGAAACCATAAGAATTGAATGTCAGTTTGAGGATGGGATGGAAGCTGAATGTTTGATGAAAGAGATTCAGAGGGATCCTTTGACCGGAGAGATCCTTCATGTAGATTTTCTCAAGCTTGTCAAAGGGCACAAGGTAATAGTAAACGTTCCAATAGACGTAGTTGGGAAAGATGTTTGTGTTGGAGTCAAACAGGGCGGAGTATTAGAGGTTCTAATGCACGAAATAGAAATGGAAGTTCTGCCAAGAGAAATCCCTGAGGCTGTAGTTGTAGATGTGTCAAAGCTAGGTATAGACGACGTGATTCATATTAAAGACCTTAAGTTGCCCGAGAGCGCAGTGGTTGATCAGGATCCCAACGCAGCGGTAGTAATGGTGTCATCTGCTAGAGTTGCCGTGGAAGAAGAGGGCGAAGAAGGCGAAGAACAAGAAGTAGAAGTCATTGGTAAAGGAAAGAAGAAAGAGGAGGAGTAG